The following coding sequences lie in one Halorarum halophilum genomic window:
- a CDS encoding ArgE/DapE family deacylase has product MDATETVENAIESKQDELVDLVTDLVEARTVTGTEEPGQAVVIDKLDSLGLDPDVWEPSAESLADHEGYFETSSYTEYGYENRPNVVARREGGDGPTLTVGGHIDVVDVTDAEWEREPWTVTREDDTLYGRGVADMKGGLAAVLIAMEALDEAGIDLGGDLIFQSTIEEEDGGVGGALSVLERGYVPDAAVIAEPFELPNVGVASAGVMYFRIRVPGKSVHAAWGHQGVNAIGNAATVYQALERLDEERKARIDYPPAYRGEPDLEGNVTNLNIGTIEAGDWPSTLPSEAFMEGRIGWPPGESRAEVRAQIEEAVADAAAEDEWLADHPPEVDWFGWQAEPHEVDPDSEIATVASRVSEEVTGRTGSFVGGNAGLDERFFELYYDVPAVSVGPTGTGLHGADEHTTLTSLLETSKAIAGIAIEYCGIDD; this is encoded by the coding sequence ATGGACGCAACTGAGACCGTCGAGAACGCGATCGAATCGAAGCAGGACGAACTCGTCGACCTCGTCACCGACCTCGTCGAGGCCCGGACGGTGACCGGGACCGAGGAGCCGGGACAGGCGGTGGTGATCGACAAGCTCGACTCGCTCGGGCTCGATCCGGACGTCTGGGAGCCCTCGGCGGAGTCACTGGCCGACCACGAGGGCTACTTCGAGACGTCGTCGTACACGGAGTACGGCTACGAGAACCGCCCGAATGTCGTCGCGCGCCGCGAGGGCGGCGACGGGCCGACGCTCACCGTCGGCGGCCACATCGACGTGGTCGACGTCACCGACGCCGAGTGGGAGCGGGAGCCGTGGACGGTGACCCGCGAGGACGACACCCTGTACGGGCGCGGCGTCGCCGACATGAAGGGCGGCCTCGCCGCGGTCCTGATCGCCATGGAGGCGCTGGACGAGGCGGGGATCGACCTCGGGGGCGACCTCATCTTCCAGAGCACCATCGAGGAGGAGGACGGCGGCGTCGGCGGGGCGCTATCGGTCCTCGAACGCGGCTACGTCCCCGACGCGGCGGTCATCGCCGAGCCGTTCGAACTCCCGAACGTCGGCGTCGCCAGCGCCGGCGTGATGTACTTCCGGATCCGCGTCCCGGGCAAGAGCGTCCACGCGGCGTGGGGCCACCAGGGCGTCAACGCCATCGGCAACGCGGCGACCGTGTACCAGGCGCTCGAACGGCTCGACGAGGAGCGGAAGGCCCGCATCGACTACCCGCCCGCCTACCGTGGGGAACCCGACCTGGAGGGGAACGTGACGAACCTCAACATCGGCACCATCGAGGCGGGCGACTGGCCCTCGACGCTGCCGAGCGAGGCGTTCATGGAGGGACGCATCGGCTGGCCGCCCGGCGAGAGCCGCGCGGAGGTGCGGGCACAGATCGAGGAGGCCGTGGCCGACGCGGCGGCCGAGGACGAGTGGCTGGCCGACCACCCGCCCGAGGTAGATTGGTTCGGCTGGCAGGCCGAGCCCCACGAGGTCGACCCCGACTCCGAGATCGCGACGGTCGCCTCGCGCGTCTCCGAGGAGGTCACCGGGCGGACGGGGTCGTTCGTCGGCGGGAACGCCGGGCTCGACGAGCGGTTCTTCGAGCTCTACTACGACGTCCCCGCCGTGTCGGTCGGCCCGACCGGGACGGGCCTGCACGGCGCCGACGAGCACACCACGCTCACGTCGCTGCTGGAGACGTCGAAGGCCATCGCCGGCATCGCCATCGAGTACTGCGGCATCGACGACTGA
- a CDS encoding STT3 domain-containing protein: MVTARAVRDLLDERPDLEPAVETVLEPEDPWAFEDVDVDSGAFGELVSHGVVERDGEEYRVADRAAVRTALDGEAPAPAADERSTSDLDVSLPQIDRFELALLLGALLLVVAFRMFPFPTVYRGEHVVLSANDPYFYRYWVETMLADPGTTLSTIPGGIAKGEPLLVAALWLVTVVLGGTTEVAGHVLAWYPVVSAVITAVLVYVLTKTVTDDRRIALAAVAMLAVIPAHAYRTSLGFADHHAFDYPWLALTVLGIAVIAAEARRTAPGRTITRRPIPTLTWKTIAATLAIGIGTGAQTLAWDASPLLLVPLGLYLATDALRAVHAGDSPLPTSGPVLLGTGIGATIAWAGHSVFGWHSTLVATAPALVLIGGVGVLLVGELAHRFDQPATVLAGVEGGGLVVGAVLLATVRPEYWTRLTTSLSDRLFADRAIAEMQGLFGQSFGWLLLIGLILVLALPYMAWGVRLALDDERWLVPTVYAWYFLVLAAIQVRFVGELSPTVVVFAATGFVHLTEKFDCARSPAPFSDDPVPDVRIPDREPLMAVVILFLFVTSVSIFQVPVKTSQLTVPDGQYETATWMAEHSDDREMEYPENYVFSFWPENRMYNYFVNGESRSYGYAQSNYVQFISSQDAQAWYDRLSGRAGFVVTTPIVVGGNESNLGTRLHRHNGNRTADSPALAHYRLVHATADGEYKTFALVPGAVVEGQAEPNATVTLGTEVDVEGASFTYVRETTAGADGAYSVRVAHPGEYQVAGSNGSDGTTITVPESAVRNGANVTATGSA, translated from the coding sequence ATGGTTACCGCCCGGGCCGTCCGCGACCTCCTCGACGAGCGGCCGGACCTCGAACCGGCCGTGGAGACCGTCCTCGAACCCGAGGACCCCTGGGCGTTCGAGGACGTCGACGTCGACTCGGGAGCGTTCGGCGAACTCGTCTCGCACGGCGTCGTCGAACGCGACGGCGAGGAGTACCGCGTCGCCGACCGGGCGGCCGTACGAACTGCGCTCGACGGTGAAGCGCCGGCACCGGCCGCCGACGAGCGATCCACGTCGGACCTCGACGTCTCGCTCCCGCAGATCGACCGTTTCGAACTCGCCCTCCTCCTCGGCGCGTTGCTGCTCGTCGTCGCGTTCCGCATGTTCCCGTTCCCGACGGTGTACCGCGGCGAGCACGTCGTCCTCTCCGCGAACGACCCGTACTTCTACCGCTACTGGGTGGAGACGATGCTCGCGGACCCCGGGACGACGCTCTCGACGATCCCCGGCGGCATCGCGAAGGGGGAACCGCTCCTCGTCGCCGCACTCTGGCTCGTCACGGTCGTGCTCGGCGGCACCACGGAGGTCGCCGGCCACGTCCTCGCCTGGTACCCCGTCGTCTCGGCTGTCATCACAGCGGTCCTCGTGTACGTCCTCACGAAGACGGTCACTGACGACCGCCGGATAGCGCTCGCCGCCGTCGCCATGCTCGCAGTCATCCCGGCGCACGCATATCGGACGAGCCTAGGTTTCGCCGACCACCACGCATTCGATTACCCGTGGCTGGCGCTGACGGTCCTCGGCATCGCTGTCATTGCCGCAGAAGCACGCCGAACCGCCCCCGGCAGGACGATCACCCGCCGACCCATTCCCACGCTCACGTGGAAGACGATCGCCGCGACGCTCGCCATCGGTATCGGCACCGGCGCGCAGACGCTCGCATGGGACGCGAGCCCACTGCTGCTCGTACCACTCGGCCTCTATCTCGCGACCGACGCCCTCCGGGCGGTTCACGCCGGCGACTCGCCGCTCCCGACAAGCGGGCCGGTCCTGCTTGGGACGGGGATCGGCGCCACTATCGCGTGGGCTGGCCACTCCGTGTTCGGATGGCATTCGACGCTCGTCGCCACTGCGCCCGCGCTCGTACTCATCGGCGGTGTCGGCGTCCTCCTCGTCGGCGAACTGGCGCATCGGTTCGACCAGCCCGCCACGGTACTCGCCGGTGTCGAAGGAGGAGGGCTCGTCGTCGGCGCCGTCCTGCTCGCCACGGTCCGGCCGGAGTACTGGACACGACTCACCACGAGCCTGTCCGATCGTTTGTTCGCCGATCGTGCGATCGCCGAAATGCAGGGCCTGTTCGGACAGTCGTTCGGCTGGTTACTGCTGATCGGGTTGATCCTTGTTCTCGCGCTCCCGTACATGGCGTGGGGCGTTCGACTAGCACTCGACGATGAACGCTGGCTGGTTCCGACGGTGTACGCCTGGTACTTCCTCGTGCTCGCCGCCATCCAGGTCCGATTCGTCGGTGAGCTCTCACCGACGGTCGTCGTCTTCGCTGCGACCGGGTTCGTTCATCTCACGGAGAAGTTCGACTGTGCTCGCTCACCAGCACCCTTCAGTGACGACCCCGTTCCGGACGTGCGGATTCCAGATCGGGAGCCGCTCATGGCGGTCGTTATCCTCTTTCTGTTCGTGACGAGCGTGAGTATCTTCCAGGTGCCGGTGAAGACGAGCCAACTGACCGTCCCCGACGGTCAGTACGAAACGGCGACCTGGATGGCCGAGCACAGCGACGACCGCGAGATGGAGTACCCGGAGAACTACGTGTTCAGCTTCTGGCCGGAGAACAGAATGTACAACTACTTCGTGAACGGCGAGTCGCGCTCGTACGGCTATGCGCAAAGTAATTACGTCCAGTTCATCAGCTCGCAAGATGCGCAGGCGTGGTACGACCGACTGAGTGGCCGTGCTGGATTCGTCGTCACAACGCCGATCGTCGTTGGCGGAAACGAATCGAACCTCGGCACCAGACTCCACCGGCACAACGGCAACCGGACCGCCGACTCGCCCGCGCTCGCCCACTACCGGCTCGTCCACGCGACGGCCGACGGCGAGTACAAGACCTTCGCGCTCGTCCCCGGCGCGGTCGTCGAGGGGCAGGCGGAGCCGAACGCGACCGTCACACTGGGGACGGAGGTCGACGTCGAGGGCGCTTCGTTCACCTACGTCCGGGAGACGACCGCCGGCGCGGACGGCGCGTACAGCGTCCGCGTCGCCCACCCGGGGGAGTACCAGGTCGCGGGGAGTAACGGGAGCGACGGGACCACGATCACCGTCCCCGAATCCGCGGTCCGGAACGGGGCGAACGTGACCGCTACGGGGTCGGCGTGA
- a CDS encoding type IV pilin — translation MQFKQLFKDERAVSPVIGVILMVAITVILAAVIGTFVLGLGNNLQQTAPNANFDFDYSSAGNSPTNPYRVDATHEGGATIDEDNADSLELVAESGQSVEFPSTVSSGTTASLNNLGGTDNSVPASTTVRVIWTAHDGGNSQSLAEGKTPS, via the coding sequence ATGCAATTCAAGCAACTGTTCAAAGACGAACGTGCTGTCAGTCCGGTCATCGGGGTTATTCTGATGGTGGCAATCACTGTGATCCTCGCGGCCGTCATCGGGACGTTCGTGCTCGGTCTCGGGAACAACCTACAGCAGACCGCACCCAATGCGAACTTCGACTTCGACTACTCGTCGGCAGGGAACTCTCCAACGAACCCCTACAGGGTGGACGCGACCCATGAAGGTGGCGCGACCATTGACGAGGACAACGCTGACTCGCTTGAACTGGTCGCAGAGAGTGGACAATCTGTTGAATTCCCTTCAACCGTGAGTTCGGGCACGACTGCATCTCTCAATAACCTGGGGGGAACCGACAATTCCGTTCCAGCTAGTACCACGGTCCGTGTAATCTGGACCGCTCACGACGGCGGCAACTCTCAGAGCCTCGCTGAGGGCAAGACTCCGAGCTAA
- a CDS encoding arginase family protein — translation MDDTITVFWHDRMLDHEPPAGTYKYPSSPMIADDERHPDRRERVKNIKAMLDHALPEATEYESPERATRDEIERVHDSEYVDWLESFCADGGGRIEDTTTGANEATFDAARMAAGAAMAAARTALDDDGSVPYALCRPSGHHAQPTCADGFCFLNNVAIAAEEALAQGADSVAIVDWDVHHGNGTQEAFYDRDDVLFVSAHADHGSWHPEYHPQEGSLEEVGTGAGEGYTVNVPLPPGTGDRGYDVLFERVVNPIVREYDPDLVLVSAGQDAGAADPNARNLATRDGFLRLGEHVRHLADETADGRLALVQEGGYQQSHLSFATLGVFEGLLDRRVELEQYGTDDPFAWLEEPTELVDSWLDKAVEHHQEYWDLE, via the coding sequence ATCGACGACACCATCACCGTCTTCTGGCACGACCGGATGCTCGACCACGAACCGCCCGCGGGGACGTACAAGTACCCCTCATCGCCGATGATCGCCGACGACGAGCGACATCCCGACCGGCGGGAGCGCGTCAAGAACATCAAAGCGATGCTCGACCACGCGCTCCCGGAGGCCACCGAGTACGAGTCGCCCGAGCGCGCCACGCGCGACGAGATCGAACGGGTCCACGACTCGGAGTACGTCGACTGGCTGGAGTCGTTCTGCGCCGACGGCGGCGGGCGCATCGAGGACACGACGACGGGGGCGAACGAAGCCACGTTCGACGCCGCCCGAATGGCCGCGGGGGCCGCGATGGCCGCCGCCCGGACGGCGCTCGACGACGATGGATCAGTCCCGTACGCGCTGTGTCGCCCCAGCGGCCACCACGCCCAGCCGACCTGCGCCGACGGGTTCTGCTTCCTCAACAACGTCGCCATCGCCGCCGAGGAGGCGCTCGCGCAGGGGGCCGACAGCGTCGCCATCGTCGACTGGGACGTCCACCACGGCAACGGCACGCAGGAGGCGTTCTACGACCGCGACGACGTGCTCTTCGTGAGCGCCCACGCGGACCACGGCTCCTGGCACCCCGAGTACCACCCACAGGAGGGATCGCTCGAGGAGGTCGGAACGGGCGCCGGCGAGGGCTACACCGTGAACGTCCCGCTCCCGCCCGGCACGGGCGACCGCGGCTACGACGTGCTCTTCGAGCGCGTCGTGAACCCCATCGTCCGCGAGTACGACCCCGACCTCGTCCTCGTGAGCGCCGGGCAGGACGCCGGCGCCGCGGACCCGAACGCGCGCAACCTCGCCACCCGCGATGGCTTCCTACGCCTCGGCGAGCACGTGCGCCACCTCGCCGACGAGACCGCGGACGGCCGCCTCGCGCTCGTCCAGGAGGGCGGCTACCAGCAGTCCCACCTGTCGTTCGCGACGCTCGGCGTGTTCGAGGGACTCCTCGACCGCCGCGTCGAGCTGGAGCAGTACGGGACCGACGACCCGTTCGCCTGGCTAGAGGAGCCGACGGAGCTTGTGGATTCGTGGCTGGACAAGGCGGTGGAGCATCACCAGGAGTACTGGGATCTGGAGTAA
- a CDS encoding GNAT family N-acetyltransferase has translation MNVREVETDAERAEVFPVLTELRSHLDREEFEALYEEMAAEGYRLFAGYDDDDPVAVAGVTVSTNFYLGKHAYVYDLVTTADRRSEGHGRRLLEFVHEWAADRGCQAVELESGLWREDAHRFYEELGYEKYCYSFKYDLQ, from the coding sequence ATGAACGTCAGGGAAGTCGAGACGGACGCCGAGCGCGCCGAAGTGTTCCCGGTGCTGACGGAGCTCCGCTCCCACCTCGACCGGGAGGAGTTCGAGGCGCTCTACGAGGAGATGGCCGCGGAGGGCTACCGGCTCTTCGCCGGCTACGACGACGACGACCCCGTCGCGGTCGCCGGCGTCACCGTCTCGACGAATTTCTACCTCGGCAAGCACGCCTACGTGTACGACCTCGTGACGACGGCCGACCGTCGGTCTGAGGGCCACGGGAGGCGGCTCCTGGAGTTCGTCCACGAGTGGGCGGCCGACAGAGGATGCCAGGCCGTCGAACTCGAGTCGGGGCTGTGGCGCGAGGACGCCCACCGGTTCTACGAGGAGCTGGGATACGAGAAGTACTGCTACTCGTTCAAGTATGACCTCCAGTAA
- a CDS encoding branched-chain amino acid ABC transporter permease, protein MTASTFRTALGRARQRLAEDARSRNGRAIAVGTALALLAPLALTAYTLDIVMQLFIAILAVSSWIFIAGYFGMFTFAHAALYGIGAYAAVLLVGEAGVHPVASILLGGIVAGLFSLPIAYPVLRLTGAYVGMVTLAYAEIIYRGTILLRDVTGGPTGYTGFPYLFGGDSVVMYYFVLSLVGVLLLVMYVLLVNRFGLVARAIRESPDAARMLGNNVPRHKLMGFLIGSSIAGVAGALQAYSILIISPPMLEIERMIEFMAMGIIGGLRTLSGGIFGAVIVFGLSEVLRDYGEIRLVVWGGMLVIVTLFFPNGIADSDFGLRERFGGDVPIGDRIREVIGR, encoded by the coding sequence ATGACCGCCTCGACGTTCCGGACGGCGCTCGGGCGGGCCCGCCAGCGCCTCGCCGAGGACGCGCGGAGCAGGAACGGCCGCGCCATCGCGGTCGGAACCGCCCTCGCGTTGCTCGCGCCGCTCGCGCTGACGGCGTACACCCTCGACATCGTGATGCAGCTGTTCATCGCCATCCTCGCCGTCAGCAGCTGGATCTTCATCGCCGGCTACTTCGGGATGTTCACGTTCGCCCACGCCGCGCTGTACGGCATCGGCGCATACGCCGCGGTGCTGCTCGTCGGCGAGGCGGGCGTCCACCCCGTGGCGTCGATCCTGCTCGGCGGGATCGTCGCGGGGCTGTTCAGCCTCCCGATCGCCTACCCGGTGTTGCGGCTCACCGGCGCGTACGTCGGCATGGTCACGCTCGCGTACGCGGAGATCATCTACCGGGGGACCATCCTCCTGCGCGACGTCACCGGCGGGCCGACGGGGTACACCGGATTCCCCTACCTGTTCGGCGGGGACAGCGTCGTGATGTACTACTTCGTGCTCTCCCTCGTAGGGGTGCTGCTGCTGGTGATGTACGTGCTCCTCGTGAACCGGTTCGGGCTCGTCGCCAGGGCCATCCGCGAGTCGCCCGACGCCGCGCGGATGCTCGGGAACAACGTCCCGCGCCACAAGCTCATGGGGTTCCTGATCGGCTCGTCGATCGCCGGCGTCGCGGGGGCGCTCCAGGCGTACAGCATCCTCATCATCTCGCCGCCGATGCTCGAGATCGAGCGGATGATCGAGTTCATGGCGATGGGCATCATCGGCGGGCTCCGCACCCTGAGCGGCGGCATCTTCGGCGCCGTCATCGTCTTCGGGCTCTCGGAGGTCCTGCGCGACTACGGCGAGATCAGGCTCGTCGTCTGGGGGGGAATGCTCGTCATCGTGACGCTGTTCTTCCCCAACGGCATCGCCGACAGCGACTTCGGCCTCCGGGAACGCTTCGGCGGCGACGTCCCCATCGGCGATCGGATCAGGGAGGTGATCGGGCGGTGA
- a CDS encoding amidase, with amino-acid sequence MTTEVPYESARSIADGVRSGELSPVDVVETYLDRIERFNPDLNALVTVTAESAREAAAEAERAVERGDDLGPLHGVPVAIKDLNRTRGVRTTYGSAAFADNVPDVDDTAVARLREAGAIVVGKTNTPEFGRKTVTDNPLFGASANPWDLDRTTGGSSGGSAAAVAAGLVPIALGSDAAGSIRIPSSACGVFGLLPDFGRVPDGPDRPDAFENVLPYTFLGPIARTVGDAALMLDAMAGPDVGEPYSLPAPEGSYLDALDASVSSLTIGYSPTFGGFRVDPVVREAVESALDTLSAAGATIRQLDLSFGDSWDERHDALEWILQERYVGLYENLKRTAGVDLLETDREITPEVVSRIRAGLELDASTMAAARRRRTAVYDEIQRGLDGVDVLATPTLSRTAPELETTDPTVDGEPVHPMHGWTLTWPLNLSGNPAGSVPVGFDDGLPVGMQLVGHRLDDRGVVAACAAVERELPWVGSYPPTGLGGTA; translated from the coding sequence ATGACGACGGAAGTCCCGTACGAGTCGGCGCGGTCCATCGCCGACGGGGTTCGCTCCGGGGAGCTCTCGCCCGTCGACGTTGTGGAGACGTACCTCGACCGCATCGAGCGGTTCAACCCCGACCTGAACGCGCTCGTCACCGTCACCGCCGAGTCGGCGCGCGAGGCCGCGGCGGAGGCGGAGCGCGCCGTCGAACGCGGCGACGACCTCGGCCCGCTCCACGGCGTGCCGGTCGCCATCAAGGACCTCAACCGCACCCGCGGCGTCCGGACGACGTACGGCTCGGCCGCGTTCGCCGACAACGTCCCCGACGTCGACGACACCGCCGTCGCCCGACTCCGCGAGGCGGGGGCGATCGTCGTCGGGAAGACGAACACGCCGGAGTTCGGCCGCAAGACCGTCACCGACAACCCCCTGTTCGGCGCGTCGGCAAACCCGTGGGACCTCGACCGGACCACGGGCGGGTCCTCGGGCGGGAGCGCAGCGGCGGTCGCGGCAGGGCTCGTCCCCATCGCACTCGGGTCGGACGCCGCGGGCTCAATCCGGATCCCGTCCAGCGCCTGCGGCGTGTTCGGGCTCCTCCCCGACTTCGGCCGCGTCCCCGACGGCCCGGACCGGCCGGACGCCTTCGAGAACGTCCTCCCGTACACGTTCCTGGGACCCATCGCGCGGACGGTCGGCGACGCGGCGCTCATGCTCGACGCGATGGCCGGCCCGGACGTGGGAGAACCGTACAGCCTCCCGGCGCCGGAGGGGTCGTACCTCGACGCGCTGGACGCGTCGGTCTCGAGCCTGACGATCGGCTACTCGCCCACGTTCGGCGGGTTCCGGGTTGACCCCGTGGTCCGCGAGGCGGTCGAGTCCGCGCTCGACACCCTCTCGGCCGCCGGCGCGACCATCAGACAACTCGACCTCTCCTTCGGGGACTCGTGGGACGAGCGCCACGACGCGCTGGAGTGGATCCTCCAGGAGCGGTACGTGGGGCTGTACGAAAACCTCAAACGGACGGCGGGCGTCGACCTCCTCGAGACGGACCGGGAGATCACGCCAGAGGTCGTCTCGCGCATCCGTGCGGGGCTCGAACTCGACGCCAGCACGATGGCCGCGGCGAGACGGCGCCGGACCGCCGTCTACGACGAGATCCAGCGCGGGCTCGACGGCGTCGACGTCCTCGCGACGCCGACGCTCTCCCGGACGGCGCCCGAACTGGAAACGACCGACCCGACCGTCGACGGGGAGCCGGTCCACCCGATGCACGGCTGGACGCTCACCTGGCCGCTCAACCTGAGCGGCAACCCGGCGGGGTCAGTCCCCGTCGGCTTTGACGACGGGCTCCCCGTCGGGATGCAGCTCGTCGGGCATCGGCTCGACGACCGGGGGGTCGTCGCCGCCTGCGCGGCCGTCGAACGTGAGCTCCCGTGGGTCGGGTCGTACCCGCCGACGGGGCTCGGGGGGACGGCGTGA
- a CDS encoding ABC transporter ATP-binding protein, which produces MSLIELHEVDTGYEENQVLYDLSMRIEPDRVNCIIGPNGSGKSTTLKAIYGLIDVWDGTISIRDEDVTNCHPRDVLERGVVMLPQDGNVFPEMTVKENLRIGGYLIDDDEVLERRYEQVYDMFPVLEEKRGQRADQLSGGQQMMVAFGRAMMPDPDILLLDEPSAGLAPDLVADVFEQVELLKDQGEDMIIVEQNVRAMLEIADYVYVLDQGRLEFEGETEQLRDESDIMEMYIGERHG; this is translated from the coding sequence ATGAGCCTGATCGAACTGCACGAGGTCGACACCGGCTACGAGGAGAACCAGGTCCTGTACGACCTGTCGATGCGGATCGAACCCGACCGGGTGAACTGCATCATCGGGCCGAACGGCTCCGGGAAGTCGACCACCCTCAAGGCGATCTACGGGCTGATCGACGTCTGGGACGGGACGATCAGCATCCGCGACGAGGACGTCACGAACTGCCACCCGCGCGACGTGCTCGAACGGGGGGTCGTGATGTTGCCACAGGACGGCAACGTGTTCCCGGAGATGACCGTGAAGGAGAACCTCCGGATCGGCGGCTACCTCATCGACGACGACGAGGTGCTCGAGCGACGGTACGAGCAGGTGTACGACATGTTCCCTGTGCTCGAGGAGAAGCGGGGCCAGCGGGCGGACCAGTTGAGCGGCGGCCAGCAGATGATGGTCGCGTTCGGGCGGGCGATGATGCCCGACCCGGACATCCTCCTGCTGGACGAGCCGAGCGCCGGCCTCGCGCCGGACCTGGTCGCGGACGTGTTCGAACAGGTGGAGCTGTTGAAGGACCAAGGTGAAGACATGATCATCGTCGAACAGAACGTCCGCGCCATGCTCGAGATCGCGGACTACGTGTACGTCCTCGACCAGGGCCGGCTCGAGTTCGAGGGCGAGACCGAACAGCTCCGGGACGAGAGCGACATCATGGAGATGTACATCGGGGAGCGGCACGGATGA
- a CDS encoding ABC transporter ATP-binding protein, whose translation MTDDVLVTEGLTKSFGGIVAVDELDMRVEPGELVGLIGPNGAGKTTTLNLVTGFLKPTSGRITFDGEDVTGEDPNQLSRRGIGRTFQIAKPFGRLSVYENMLVPNVPYGPDERDERIRTLLEELHLDHVAENRADEISGGQKKLLELARVLMLDPELVLLDEPAAGVNPALMDEIIEDIKRINAGGTAILVIEHDMSVIRELCERVVVMNAGRNIMTGTFEEVQSDERVRDAYLGGT comes from the coding sequence GTGACCGACGACGTGCTCGTCACCGAGGGGCTGACGAAGTCCTTCGGCGGCATCGTGGCCGTCGACGAGCTCGACATGCGCGTCGAGCCGGGCGAACTCGTCGGGCTCATTGGCCCGAACGGGGCCGGCAAGACGACGACGCTCAACCTCGTCACGGGCTTTCTCAAGCCGACGAGCGGGCGGATCACCTTCGACGGCGAGGACGTGACGGGCGAGGACCCGAACCAGCTCTCGCGGCGCGGCATCGGCCGCACCTTCCAGATCGCGAAGCCGTTCGGGCGGCTGTCCGTCTACGAGAACATGCTCGTCCCCAACGTCCCGTACGGGCCGGACGAGCGGGACGAGCGCATCCGGACGCTGCTCGAGGAGCTCCACCTCGATCACGTCGCGGAGAACCGCGCGGACGAGATCAGCGGCGGCCAGAAGAAGCTGCTGGAGCTGGCGCGCGTGCTCATGCTCGACCCGGAGCTCGTGCTGCTCGACGAACCCGCCGCGGGGGTCAACCCGGCACTCATGGACGAGATCATCGAGGACATCAAACGGATCAACGCGGGCGGAACCGCCATCCTCGTCATCGAACACGACATGTCGGTGATACGCGAACTGTGCGAGCGCGTCGTCGTGATGAACGCCGGCCGGAACATCATGACGGGCACGTTCGAGGAGGTTCAGAGCGACGAGCGCGTCCGGGACGCGTACCTCGGGGGGACCTGA
- a CDS encoding branched-chain amino acid ABC transporter permease translates to MVSGGLLVQQVVNGLFFGGQLALIAVGLTLIWGVARVLNFAHGAMFMVGGFVGFYTLGATGSILLASVLAVIVVFVLGYVVEHSLLEPMRDREEFDIASMVVTLGLAIFLENAILVGVGSQRKSFPTFTDVIWNVAGVTISVQRLVIFLISLVALAALFLIITRTKLGLAIRAVSQDSDTALLMGVRPKRIYSITFGASAALAGLAGVLLAPMFSVYPSVGWYPFLLAFIVVMVGGLGSVRGTLVAALGLAIVRSISMIWIASETAMIVLFAIMVAVLIVNPDGIGGWLDG, encoded by the coding sequence ATGGTTAGCGGCGGGCTGCTCGTCCAGCAGGTGGTCAACGGGCTGTTCTTCGGCGGCCAGCTCGCGCTCATCGCGGTCGGCCTCACGCTCATCTGGGGGGTCGCGCGCGTCCTCAACTTCGCGCACGGCGCGATGTTCATGGTCGGCGGCTTCGTCGGCTTCTACACGCTCGGCGCGACCGGGAGCATCCTCCTCGCGTCGGTGCTGGCCGTGATCGTCGTGTTCGTGCTCGGCTACGTCGTCGAGCACTCGTTGCTGGAGCCGATGCGCGACCGCGAGGAGTTCGACATCGCGTCGATGGTCGTGACGCTCGGGCTCGCGATCTTCCTGGAGAACGCCATCCTCGTCGGCGTCGGCTCCCAGCGGAAGTCGTTCCCGACGTTCACCGACGTCATCTGGAACGTCGCGGGGGTGACGATCAGCGTCCAGCGGCTCGTCATCTTCCTGATCTCCCTCGTCGCGCTGGCCGCGCTCTTCCTGATCATCACCCGGACCAAGCTCGGGCTCGCCATCCGGGCGGTCTCACAGGACAGCGACACCGCGCTCCTCATGGGCGTGCGACCCAAGCGCATCTACTCGATCACGTTCGGCGCCAGCGCCGCGCTCGCGGGACTCGCGGGCGTGCTGCTGGCGCCCATGTTCTCCGTCTACCCCTCCGTGGGGTGGTACCCGTTCCTGCTCGCGTTCATCGTCGTGATGGTCGGCGGGCTGGGGAGCGTCAGGGGGACGCTCGTGGCCGCGCTGGGACTGGCGATCGTCAGGAGTATCAGCATGATCTGGATCGCAAGCGAGACGGCGATGATAGTACTGTTCGCGATCATGGTGGCGGTCCTGATCGTCAATCCCGACGGCATCGGGGGGTGGCTCGACGGATGA